In Perca flavescens isolate YP-PL-M2 chromosome 7, PFLA_1.0, whole genome shotgun sequence, the following proteins share a genomic window:
- the LOC114558874 gene encoding synaptotagmin-2: MTKWNLFRDQTTPMVAANPTGASALTVTPAPVALVSTDNSTEPVNKNDAFDEIKNKFLNEIDKIPLPSWAIIAIAVVAALLILTCCFCIIKKCCCKKKKNKKGKKGKGDMGMKNLKGGEKQQDDDDEEDDVEPGLTGDEKEEEVKEKEKLGKLQYSIDYDFQENKLTVGILQAADLLSMDSGGTSDPYVKVFVLPDKKKKYDTKVHKKTLNPVFNETFTFKIPFQEMGGKSLVMSVYDFDRFSKHDVIGEIKIPMNTLDLAKPIEEWRDLDSADQEEPEKLGDICISLRYVPTAGKLTICILEAKNLKKMDVGGLSDPYVKINLLQNGKRLKKKKTTVKKNTLNPYYNESFSFEIPLEQMQKIVAVITVLDYDKIGKNDAIGKILVGSKSTGAGLKHWSDMLANPRRPIAQWHPLQPEEEVDAALAALNAKK; the protein is encoded by the exons ATGACGAAGTGGAACTTGTTCAGGGATCAGACAACGCCCATGGTCGCTGCTAACCCAACGGGGGCTAGTGCCTTGACTGTGACTCCAGCCCCTGTCGCATTAGTCTCTACTGACAACTCCACCGAACCGGTCAACAAGAACGATGCCTTTGACGAGATCAAAAACAAATTCCTAAATGAAATCGACAAGATCCCAC TGCCGTCCTGGGCCATCATTGCCATTGCCGTGGTCGCTGCTTTACTCATTCTAACGTGCTGCTTCTGCATCATCAAGAAATGCTGttgcaagaagaagaagaacaagaagggCAAGAAGGGGAAGGGTGACATGGGAATGAAGAACCTGAAAGGGGGAGAG AAACAACAGGATGATGACGATGAAGAAGATGATGTCGAACCTGGACTGACTGGAGACGAGAAGGAGGAAGAAgtgaaggagaaagaaaagctCGGGAAGTTGCAGTACTCCATTGATTATGACTTCCAGGAGAACAAG CTGACTGTGGGAATCCTGCAAGCAGCTGATCTCCTCTCCATGGACAGCGGTGGCACCTCTGACCCTTACGTCAAAGTCTTCGTCCTACCtgacaagaagaagaagtatGACACAAAGGTTCACAAGAAAACGCTCAATCCTGTCTTCAACGAGACCTTCACGTTCAAG ATTCCATTCCAAGAGATGGGAGGGAAGTCTCTGGTAATGTCAGTCTATGACTTTGATCGCTTCTCTAAACATGATGTCATTGGAGAGATTAAAATACCCATGAACACCCTTGACCTGGCAAAGCCAATTGAAGAGTGGAGAGACCTGGACAGCGCAGATCAGGAAGAG CCGGAGAAGCTGGGTGACATTTGCATCTCTCTGCGTTACGTCCCCACTGCTGGCAAACTTACCATCTGTATTCTGGAGGCCAAGAACCTGAAGAAAATGGACGTGGGTGGACTGTCAG ATCCTTATGTGAAAATTAACCTGCTGCAGAATGGAAAgaggctgaagaagaagaagacgacaGTGAAGAAGAACACTTTGAATCCGTACTACAATGAGTCCTTCAGCTTTGAGATTCCTCTCGAGCAAATGCAG AAAATCGTAGCTGTGATCACAGTGCTGGATTATGACAAGATTGGCAAGAACGATGCCATTGGGAAGATCTTGGTGGGAAGCAAGTCCACGGGGGCTGGGCTGAAACACTGGTCCGACATGCTGGCCAACCCCCGCCGCCCTATCGCCCAGTGGCATCCACTGCAGCCAGAAGAGGAGGTGGATGCCGCCCTCGCAGCCCTGAATGCCAAGAAGTAA